A window of Fragaria vesca subsp. vesca linkage group LG7, FraVesHawaii_1.0, whole genome shotgun sequence contains these coding sequences:
- the LOC101294610 gene encoding cytochrome P450 704C1-like: MAFLYFIFTFTCSLLFLFLFLFSFLMLRIFTGKSIRNPNYPPVKGTTFDHLLYYNKLYDYHTRVAREGPTHRRLALNSSMIYTCDPRNIEHFLKTNFAHYSKSDYNKTIMSEILGQGIFVVNGEKWKQQRKLASYEFSTRNLRDFSCSVFRGNAAKLVKFLSGFSNFKRVFDMQELLMRCTLDSIFQVGFGTELNCLEGLSKDGIAFMKAFDESAALTYWRYVDPFWKLKRFLNIGSEATLKQYVKVTHDFVHQLIRNKRELLAAKRDGTSDKEDILSRFLMESEKDPVGMNDDYLSDIILNFMIAGKDTSANTLSWFFYMLSKNPLIQEKVAQEVRDVVGMNHVSDIDEFVRNITDANLEKMHYLHATLTETLRLYPAVPVDGRYAEKDDTLPDGFRVKKGDRIAYMAYAMGRMPYVWGEDAEVFRPERWLDNGVFKPESPFKFVAFHAGPRTCLGRDFAYRQMKIVAMALLCFFRFKLADETRNVTYRTMFTLHIDGTLPMLALPRKTS, from the exons ATGGCTTTTCTGTATTTCATCTTCACCTTCACATGTTCATTACTCTTTCTTTTTCTCTTCCTCTTCTCTTTTCTCATGCTCAGAATCTTCACAGGCAAGTCCATCAGAAACCCAAACTACCCACCTGTAAAAGGCACCACCTTTGATCACCTGTTATACTACAACAAACTATATGACTACCACACCCGAGTTGCAAGAGAAGGCCCAACTCACCGACGTCTTGCTCTAAACAGCAGCATGATATACACTTGTGACCCTCGAAACATTGAGCATTTTCTCAAGACCAACTTTGCTCATTACTCAAAAAGTGACTATAACAAAACTATTATGTCTGAGATTTTGGGGCAGGGGATTTTTGTTGTTAATGGAGAGAAATGGAAGCAGCAGAGGAAGCTTGCAAGCTATGAGTTTTCGACAAGGAATCTTAGAGATTTCAGCTGTTCTGTATTTAGAGGAAATGCTGCCAAACTCGTTAAATTTCTTTCAGGGTTTTCGAATTTTAAAAGGGTGTTTGATATGCAG GAGTTGCTTATGAGATGTACCTTGGATTCCATATTCCAAGTTGGATTTGGAACAGAACTGAATTGCTTGGAGGGGTTAAGCAAAGATGGGATTGCATTTATGAAGGCCTTTGATGAATCAGCTGCTCTAACTTATTGGCGTTACGTTGATCCATTCTGGAAGTTGAAAAGATTTCTCAATATTGGTTCTGAGGCCACTCTTAAACAGTATGTCAAAGTCACCCATGATTTTGTGCACCAACTTATAAGGAACAAGAGGGAACTTCTAGCTGCTAAGAGAGATGGTACAAGTGACAAAGAGGACATACTATCAAGGTTTCTAATGGAGAGCGAAAAGGATCCAGTGGGAATGAATGATGACTATCTAAGTGATATAATTCTGAATTTTATGATTGCTGGAAAAGATACAAGTGCCAATACACTATCATGGTTCTTCTACATGCTCAGCAAGAACCCTCTAATACAGGAGAAAGTTGCACAAGAAGTGAGGGATGTTGTCGGAATGAATCACGTCTCTGACATTGATGAATTTGTGAGGAACATAACTGATGCAAATCTTGAAAAGATGCATTATCTTCATGCGACACTAACAGAAACCTTGAGGCTCTACCCTGCAGTTCCTGTG GATGGGAGGTATGCAGAGAAAGATGACACTCTTCCTGATGGCTTTAGAGTGAAAAAAGGAGACAGAATAGCTTACATGGCCTATGCCATGGGGAGAATGCCTTACGTTTGGGGAGAAGATGCTGAGGTTTTCCGACCTGAAAGATGGCTCGACAATGGAGTTTTCAAGCCCGAATCACCTTTCAAATTCGTCGCATTTCAT GCAGGGCCTCGGACCTGTCTAGGGAGGGACTTTGCTTACAGGCAGATGAAGATAGTAGCAATGGCTCTGCTTTGCTTCTTCCGGTTCAAATTGGCTGATGAAACAAGGAATGTTACATATAGGACCATGTTCACCCTTCACATTGATGGCACCCTCCCTATGCTTGCACTTCCAAGGAAAACCTCATAG
- the LOC101312862 gene encoding spastin-like: MSFLKGLIDSFGSVFSESSAASSSYPNPSAPDSSAMDGVAGASVTNERVAYKLKGYFDLAKEEIAKAVRAEEWGLVEDAVAHYNCAQRILAEASSTPVPSFISSSEREKVKSYRQKISKWQGQVSDRLQVLSRRPGGTPINKTVAPARTAAATPTTSSSRNHVIPKTLHPSTSMPATRIQTNNIVRSKPVQDSGGGYDEKLVEMINSAIVDRSPSVKWEDVAGLEKVKKTLMEMVILPTKRRDLFTGLRRPARGLLLFGPPGNGKTMLAKAVASESEATFFNVSASSLTSKWVGEAEKLVRTLFMVAISRQPSVIFMDEIDSIMSTRQANENDASRRLKSEFLIQFDGVTSNPNDLVIVIGATNKPQELDDAVLRRLVKRVYIPLPDLTARRLLLSHKLKGQAYSLPSGDLEQLARDTEGYSGSDLQALCEEAAMMPIRELGENILTIKANQVRPLRLEDFQKSMTVIRPSLSKSKWEELEQWNEEFGSN, translated from the exons ATGAGTTTCCTCAAAGGCCTCATCGACTCTTTCGGCTCCGTCTTCTCCGAATCCTCCGCCGCCTCCTCCTCATACCCAAACCCTAGCGCTCCCGATTCTTCCGCCATGGACGGCGTAGCTGGTGCTTCGGTCACGAACGAGCGCGTGGCGTACAAGCTCAAGGGCTACTTCGATTTGGCGAAAGAGGAGATCGCCAAGGCTGTTAGGGCTGAGGAATGGGGCTTGGTTGAAGACGCCGTTGCTCACTATAATTGCGCCCAGAGAATTCTAGCTGAAGCTAGCTCCACTCCTGTGCCTTCCTTTATCAGCTCCAG TGAGCGAGAGAAGGTGAAATCGTATCGTCAAAAGATATCAAAATGGCAGGGTCAAGTTTCTGATAGGTTACAAGTCTTAAGTAGACGTCCAG GTGGTACGCCCATAAACAAG ACAGTAGCTCCTGCACGAACAGCTGCAGCTACACCAACAACGTCAAGTTCACGAAATCATGTGATACCCAAGACTTTGCATCCCAGTACAAGCATGCCAGCAACAAGGATTCAGACCAATAATATTGTAAGATCAAAACCTGTGCAAGATTCTGGTGGAGGTTATGATGAAAAGTTGGTTGAAATGATAAATAGTGCCATAGTGGATAGAAGTCCTTCAGTTAAATGGGAAGATGTTG CCGGACTTGAGAAGGTGAAGAAAACTTTGATGGAGATGGTTATTTTACCAACTAAGAGAAGGGATTTGTTTACTGGCCTTCGAAGGCCGGCTCGAG GTCTGCTTCTGTTTGGTCCACCTGGTAATGGGAAAACCATGCTTGCTAAGGCAGTTGCTTCAGAATCAGAGGCAACCTTTTTTAATGTATCTGCATCTTCACTGACGTCCAAATGG GTGGGAGAGGCTGAAAAGCTTGTGCGGACACTTTTCATGGTTGCTATATCCAGACAGCCATCTGTAATTTTCATGGATGAG ATTGATAGTATCATGTCAACAAGGCAGGCAAACGAAAATGATGCAAGTAGAAGGTTGAAGTCAGAGTTTCTAATTCAATTCGATGGAGTGACATCAAATCCTAATGATCTAGTAATTGTGATTG GTGCTACTAATAAGCCTCAAGAACTAGATGATGCAGTTCTTAGGAGATTG GTTAAGAGAGTATACATACCTTTACCAGATCTAACTGCTAGGAGACTTCTCCTAAGTCACAAACTTAAAGGCCAAGCATATTCCTTACCAA GTGGAGATCTTGAACAACTTGCAAGAGACACCGAAG GTTATTCAGGAAGTGATCTACAAGCATTGTGTGAAGAAGCAGCAATGATGCCAATTAGGGAACTTGGTGAAAACATACTCACCATCAAGGCAAATCAG GTGAGACCACTAAGACTTGAAGATTTTCAGAAGTCAATGACTGTAATCAGACCAAGTTTAAGCAAAAGCAAGTGGGAAGAGCTTGAACAATGGAACGAGGAATTTGGGTCTAACTGA
- the LOC101294897 gene encoding serine/threonine-protein kinase Aurora-3-like translates to MAKRKPEPEPENPEPQKTLNRGDSAERDTTPENPEESPETRKWSLNDFEIGKPLGRGKFGRVYVAREVKSKYVVALKVLFKKQIEKYNIHHQLRREMEIQTSLRHPNILRLYGWFHDEERIFLILEYAHGGELYGLLRENTCLTEKRAATYILSLAQALVYCHEKDVIHRDIKPENLLLDHEGRLKIADFGWSVQSKNKRHTMCGTLDYLAPELVQNKAHDYAVDNWTLGVLCYEFLFGVPPFEAESQKDTFQRIVKVDLSFPATPQVSAEAKDLITKLLVKDTSKRLSLQKIMEHPWIIKNADPTGICNN, encoded by the exons ATGGCAAAGAGGAAACCCGAACCCGAACCCGAAAACCCAGAACCCCAGAAAACCCTAAACAGAGGCGATTCGGCGGAGAGAGATACCACACCCGAAAACCCAGAAGAGTCGCCGGAAACCCGAAAGTGGTCCCTGAACGACTTCGAGATCGGAAAGCCGCTGGGCAGAGGCAAGTTCGGTCGGGTCTACGTGGCCCGGGAAGTCAAG AGCAAATACGTCGTCGCATTGAAGGTTTTGTTCAAGAAGCAGATAGAGAAGTACAACATTCACCACCAGCTGAGGAGAGAGATGGAGATTCAGACCAGTCTGAGGCACCCAAACATTCTGCGTCTCTATGGCTGGTTTCATGATGAGGAGCGCATCTTCTTGATTCTCGAGTATGCTCATGGCGGCGAGCTTTACGGGCTTTTGAGGGAGAATACTTGCCTCACTGAGAAACGAGCCGCCACT TATATATTGAGCTTGGCGCAAGCTTTGGTGTATTGTCATGAGAAAGATGTGATTCATAGGGACATAAAGCCGGAAAACTTGTTGCTTGATCATGAG GGTCGATTGAAAATTGCCGACTTTGGCTGGTCAGTACAGTCGAAAAACAAGAGACACACCATGTGTGGAACTCTGGATTACTTAGCTCCAGAACTGGTGCAGAACAAAGCTCATGACTACGCAGTTGATAACTGGACCTTGGGCGTTCTTTGCTATGAGTTTCTCTTTGGTGTTCCTCCCTTTGAGGCCGAAAGTCAGAAAGACACATTTCAGAG GATAGTGAAGGTTGACCTGAGCTTCCCTGCCACCCCTCAAGTTTCTGCTGAAGCCAAAGATCTCATCACCAAG CTTCTGGTGAAGGACACCTCAAAGAGGCTCTCTCTTCAAAAGATCATGGAACACCCATGGATTATTAAGAATGCAGATCCTACAGGTATCTGCAATAACTAG